In a genomic window of Caloenas nicobarica isolate bCalNic1 chromosome 1, bCalNic1.hap1, whole genome shotgun sequence:
- the ASB9 gene encoding ankyrin repeat and SOCS box protein 9 isoform X1 yields MDDEATDQNDGKLQGAGGQSSATSLSNPLMRDLVSDWSPLHDASIHGRLLTLKKLIKQGSDVNLVTADQVSPLHEACLGGHAACASVLLKHGAQVNGVTVDWHSPLFSACVSGSVACLNLLLQHGASLHPPCDLASPIHEAAKRGHVQCVEFLASHGVNIDHNIKHLGTPLYVACENQQLNCAKKLLESGANVNTGKGLDSPLHAAARNCSAELVTLLIDFGADIWVKNAESKRPMELVPPGSPVGQLFLQKEGPLSLMHLCRLCIRRCFGHKQHQKITGLLLPDELKHFLLHV; encoded by the exons ATGGATGATGAGGCAACAGATCAAAATGACGGCAAATTGCAAGGAGCCGGAGGTCAGTCATCTGCAACATCTCTATCAAACCCGCTGATGAGGG ACCTTGTTTCCGACTGGTCTCCCTTACACGATGCCTCCATCCATGGGCGTCTGCTTACGCTGAAGAAACTCATTAAACAG GGGAGTGATGTGAATCTTGTTACAGCAGACCAGGTGTCTCCTCTCCATGAAGCCTGCCTAGGGGGTCATGCTGCTTGTGCCAGTGTCCTATTAAAACATGGTGCTCAG gtgAATGGAGTTACTGTTGACTGGCACAGTCCATTGTTTAGTGCTTGTGTCAGTGGCAGTGTGGCTTGCCTGAATTTATTGCTGCAGCATGGAGCCAGCCTACACCCACCCTGCGACTTGGCATCCCCCATCCATGAAGCTGCTAAGAGAG GTCATGTGCAATGTGTTGAATTCCTCGCATCTCATGGGGTAAATATAGATCACAACATCAAGCATCTGGGTACTCCGCTTTATGTAGCTTGTGAGAATCAGCAGTTGAACTGTGCCAAGAAGCTACTTGAGtcag GAGCAAATGTGAACACCGGCAAGGGCCTGGACTCCCCTCTGCACGCGGCTGCCAGGAATTGCAGTGCGGAGCTGGTGACACTGCTGATCGACTTTGGAGCAGACATTTGGGTGAAGAATGCTGAAAGCAAGAGGCCGATGGAGCTGGTTCCACCTGGCAGCCCTGTGGGCCAACTATTCTTGCAGAAAGAAG GGCCGCTGTCCTTGATGCACTTGTGCCGCCTGTGCATCAGGAGGTGCTTTGGACACAAGCAACATCAAAAAATAACTGGACTTCTCCTCCCAGATGAGCTGAAACATTTCCTTCTCCATGTTTAA
- the ASB9 gene encoding ankyrin repeat and SOCS box protein 9 isoform X2 → MDDEATDQNDGKLQGAGGQSSATSLSNPLMRDLVSDWSPLHDASIHGRLLTLKKLIKQGSDVNLVTADQVSPLHEACLGGHAACASVLLKHGAQVNGVTVDWHSPLFSACVSGSVACLNLLLQHGASLHPPCDLASPIHEAAKRAPIFQVGNTGVDESIALPALDKTLNLCRVTLLQ, encoded by the exons ATGGATGATGAGGCAACAGATCAAAATGACGGCAAATTGCAAGGAGCCGGAGGTCAGTCATCTGCAACATCTCTATCAAACCCGCTGATGAGGG ACCTTGTTTCCGACTGGTCTCCCTTACACGATGCCTCCATCCATGGGCGTCTGCTTACGCTGAAGAAACTCATTAAACAG GGGAGTGATGTGAATCTTGTTACAGCAGACCAGGTGTCTCCTCTCCATGAAGCCTGCCTAGGGGGTCATGCTGCTTGTGCCAGTGTCCTATTAAAACATGGTGCTCAG gtgAATGGAGTTACTGTTGACTGGCACAGTCCATTGTTTAGTGCTTGTGTCAGTGGCAGTGTGGCTTGCCTGAATTTATTGCTGCAGCATGGAGCCAGCCTACACCCACCCTGCGACTTGGCATCCCCCATCCATGAAGCTGCTAAGAGAG CTCCCATTTTCCAGGTTGGCAATACTGGAGTGGATGAAAGCATTGCACTACCAGCTCTTGACAAAACATTGAATCTTTGCCGAGTTACACTGCTGCAATAG